TGATGAATTCTTTTTGGTGGGAGTAATGGGTCTCCTGAATTAAAAAGGATTCATTGGTTATCATGGGATCGCATATGTAATTCTAAAATTGAAGGTGGtatgaattttcaaaatttacatGCTTTCAATATAGCTATATTAGCCAAGCAATATGAGCGATTGATTACAGACCTTCAATCTCTTCTAGCTCATGTATTCAAAGCTAAATATTATTCTGGTGGGTCGTTTATGATGGCTACCTTGGGCCATAATCCAAGTTATGCATGGAGGAGCTTTTTTACATCTCAATCATTACTTAGTGCGCATTCGTTGGAGGGTGGGTAATGGTCAAAATATTAAGTTGTGGACAGATCCTTGGTTGAATTGCAGTTCAGGATTTCATATTTCCTCTCCTATTGTGCCCAATTTTGAGGATTTTCGTGTCAGTGATTTAATAGATCATAATGCCAAATAATAAAACTATTCATTGTTGTGTGGTCTTTTTCTACCTACATATATgaagaaaatattgaaaatttctGTTAGTCAATTTGATTGACAAGACGAATTGGTGTGGCATTATAATTATAATGGGCAATATTCTGTTAAGTCAAGTTATAAAGTTTTTATATCATCTCACTCTCAACCCTTGCTTACATTGTCTGATGGTGTAGGGAAGATGATATGGGCATTGCGGGTTCcaggaaaaatgaaaattttcttaTGGAATGCCTTTCACAATATTCAACCTACATGGGACAATTTGCAGATGAGAGGTATGGTAGTTCCTGAGTGTTGTTTGTTTTGTAAGGCAGTTGAAACTGTCGATCATATTCTATTTACTTGTCCTTTTGTTGTTACTTGTTGGAGAATTGTTGATTTTGTTCCAAGCCTTTCCTCTATTACATCCTTAGAAAATTTTTGCCATACTATGTTGCATAATTCATCCATGGAGATTATGACTAAGTGTTGTGCTCTTTTATAGGTGATATGAGGTAATAGGAATAAACATCTTTGGAATCATTGCACCTTATCAACACTTCAAGTGGTGAGTTGGTCATCATTTGTCCTTGGGAAATGGCTGAATGCTTGGATTGTTAGTTCTGATCCTGATCCTGCTAATATTTTACAAGTCAGTAGAGCTCCAGTAAAATGGAATAGGCCGCCAATAGGTTTTTGCAAGTGTAATATGGATATTTTTATATCTCATGCTGATCATTTGATGTCTTTTAGAGCTATCGTAAGGGATGAAACAGGTGTATTTATAATAGGCTAATCTAGCATTTTAAGGGTGTATTTTCTCCATTAGTGGCTAAATCATTAGTTATGAGGGAGGTTCTGTCTTGGTTGTTAGCCTAATGTCTTACATCTGTATTGATTGAAACTGATTCAGAACTCTTATCTAGTGCTCTTAATTAACAGAGTATTGATTATTTAGAGagtgattttattatttctgaTTGTAAAACCCTTTTAGATCATGATTCTGGATTTTTCATTTATTGAATAATAGTCAAGATAATATGATGACTTATATATTAGCTAGAGTCGAATATTCTATCACTAATCCTACTTTTTGGAATTCTCTTTTACGAACTTTTAATTGttatctataaattttttttaaaagaaattatttaaaatcaattatacagtttattattaaaattttattgttataagAGAAATTAATATTAGAACTATTTGGCTAACGGATAATctataatctaaaaaaataaccTATGGTTTatcaaaatggaaaaaaaaactaTCACAACAAAGGTAATGGTAATAATAATTAtcaacatatttattttttaaaaataaatagaataaactaaataaaagattaaaaaaaagccTTAATGATACTGAATTTCAATTTTAGATAGGggttaaagaaattaaaaaaaaatttaaattcaaagtatagtgaatttaaaattttcaaaaacgtAGTAACACTTTATAATAACTTCGttgtttttttttgaaaaaaaaaaaaaaaaagaaaagaatacacACTTTTTTAGTTTAGGCCCAATGTAAGATAACCTTACCCAAGTACAACAGAGGCTCTAACTCCAGTGGGCTAAGTCTCAGATGCTGTTTCAACTTTCAGGCCCCCTTCTTTTGGTCTGGGCAgagttgcttttttttttctctcatttatttttcaaaacctACTGAAAAGCAACAATCATGGTCCCCCAGATAGCCTCTGAGCTAGGGAGGCAGTCTTTATCATGATCCATTTCCAACTTGATAAaccatttcaagcctcccactGTCAATTTCTATGCTCATGACAAAGTAAACACTGAATGTGAAGTGGACCAAAACTTGATAAACCGGTTTGCTATGATAAAAAGGGTTGGAACTTGTTGACTAATAGCGGTTCGATTCCCATTCATATATAAACAACTCATTAATTCTGCAAAGAAACTACATTTTAAATCTAAACGATGACGAGAATGACAAATGGTAGGCGATGAACAGAAATGGAGGAAATTTAAAGCGTTaggaaaaataaagataaattgaatttttgcaatattattatttttttctcttattagaTCACTTTCCACAAAAGAATTTAAACCAAGTCCcgtttatattatatttttagagGACAGTTTTGCCCTTAGCTTCATTTGGAGTTGCGCAATGCAAATTTGGAGGCTACTGTAGTGGCGTTACGCTTAGACCCTCGTGTCTCTCCAGAATCTTTCCTTCCAGCATAAAGGAAATTCACCCCTCAAGCAAGATAGTACCTTTGCTCTTTATTAGGGTTATTTCTCCatctctctctcactctctgcAAAAACCTCTGTCCAAGGCTAGAGCTTGAGTGATACACTAATCCACTGAATATCATGGGCTCCATTAATGGCAGATGTTTTCAAGGACTGAGGTAGGTAAACGACAACTATCTGACATCTTCAAAGCATTGAGAGGCCTTTCTTTATTTCCATCCATTTTTAATTGTAAGGGCAATGTCTTGGTTTTCAATTTCATGCGAAATCAAGAGAAAAAATTTGGTATTTCTTTTAGCTGCAATATCTCCTGCTCAAGCAAACCATTTAGATGCTGAGTTTTGTGCAAGTTCAAGGAATAATGCGTATCATGCTTGTTTTCCTCTTTATATGAGTTGGGTTTGATCTTAAGGAGACTGCATATTGGTGATTAGTCCGTTTAATCCGAGAACCTCTGTGATATCGATGGTGTTTTGATATGGTGATTCACTAAAATGTCTTGGATTCAGTCTCAAATCTTTCCCAAAGGTGGTCACTTGTTTCACCCTTCTCGCTCTTTGCTTTCACCCTCCTCgttatctccttcttcttcataTTCTCCTTCATTGCCATATAATAGCGATCACCAGAAACAATCTTCTTCCGGTAACAAAATAAGCCCGgctataatttttatcatagTTATTATAGCTGTCATATTTTTCATTTCTGGCCTTCTCCACTTGCTTGTTAGATTTCTCATAAAGCATAGATCTTCTTCTTCAGTGTCTGAATCCAACAGATACCCAGAAATGTCCGAGTCCGATGCTTTCCGAAGACAGCTACATCAACTCTTCCATCTTCATGATTCTGGCCTAGATCAAGCTTTTATTGATGCATTGCCTGTGTTTCTTTACAAGGACATTATGGGTCTGAAAGAGCCATTTGATTGTGCGGTTTGTCTTTGTGAATTCTCAGGGAAGGACCAGTTGAGATTGCTTCCCGTATGTAGCCATGCTTTCCACATAGATTGCATAGATACATGGTTACTATCTAATTCGACTTGTCCCCTTTGTAGAGGGACCCTTTATGCAACCGGACTTCCCTTCGAAAACCCTGTTTTTGATTTTGAAGAACCAACGGAATATGAGTTCACAAGCACCGCGGGCAGTGGGACATCCATTGGCCAAAAGCCAGCAGAGAATGAGAGGAGCAATTCAAAAAGGGTGTTTTCTGTTAGACTAGGCAAGCTTAAATGCTCATCCAGCGAAACAGCGGAGAAAGGAGAGGGAGAGACCAGTAGCAGTAATTTGGATGCAAGGAGATGCTATTCAATGGGGTCATATCAGTATGTGGTTGCTGATTTGGATTTGCAAGTATCTTTGTGCCCTGGTAGAGGTGCAGATCCTGGTAGCGTCCAGATTGTGAAGGGAAGAAATGGACAAAATGAGAATTCATCAATTGATGGGGATGTTGAGGGGAAGAAGATTAACATTATAAGTAAAGGAGAAAGCTTTTCTGTGTCAAAGATATGGCAGTGGTCTAGGAAAGGTAAATTCCCAAGTTGATGAGAAACCCACATGGGTGTTTCTTCTGTATATGTGGGTTTCGCGTGTTTGTTTGTGTACCAAATTCTCGTAATCACAATTAATCTAGCTTTTTGGTTTTATGGtgtgatttgatttgattattaTAAATTTCACAGCCGCTCCctattttcttctttaatttaAGACTGCTGTGCAAATGGTAATGTgctttatctttttctttttcggaGAAATTCCTCTCAAATTAGGACAAGGCTGAGAAAATGCCTTCTCTTTTAGCTGAACTATGTGCCTCATGCTCCTGCATACAAAAGAAGAATTTTCCAAAATGTTTGATTGTAAATCACAAAGCTGTGAGCTTTGAAAGGGTTATATTCCATTTTTCCCGCTGAGAGGGTGGGTGGCTACCTACATGAGATGCCTTTGGGAAAAGGGTTACAGCATAGTCAAGTCGCAAGTTGCTTTTTAGAGGGTATCAGATTTCTCTGGGAGTCTCTTTTGGCCAAAAACAAATTCATTCATTCTTCTTCTGGGGTGGATTGATGTTGGTGGGATCCGTGAAAAGCGGTTTGAGGGACGCTTGTGAGGAGGAGCCATAATAATTTGGACCTCTGACATGACGTGTGGGGAGTAGGGTCCCCCCTCTCCCTCTCCTCCTCCCCTATCTGCTTGATAGTTTGATCCCATGCGCCCCTCATCAAATGAAGCTATTAAAGAAacgaacaaaagtaaagtgcttCCCTGTCCCACCCTCTCCTCGTGGAGAAATAACATACTACGATTTTTATTTCATGTAAGATTAATGCATAAGTGGACATTcaaataaaacatttctattgTTTATTCTTATAATTTATAGAATTCACTTTTATatgtctttaattttttttatataggcATTTTATTTGTCTCCATCCAAGTTTACCTCTTACGGACATCCTAAAAAGAAACATAATTAATCAAGAtctttataattgaaattaaaagtgATTTATGATGAAGCAGAGTAATTATGTGATGACGTGGTTATTTTAAGTcagttaataaaattattaaattattctttcaATTAATATGTTATTCTTTGTAAATTTATCTATAAAATCAACAGATGCAATGGTCACAATTATCTCAAAAATTACAGTCATCGAATTCAGCCAAGAAAGCGTAAATCTTATTGTTCAGAGTTACTGGCACAAGATCACTAGAGGAATTATAATATCCAATATTATATGCTTGTAAAAAATAGTTgactataattaaatatgaagtCCGAAAGCCAGGCATAATATAGGATAACTCAAGACAAAAACTAGTTTTGAGTTTAGAGAATTATTTGGTAGCGTATCCCACTCCAAACACCACTACAGTTCTACGGCCTTGTTCAACCGGCACAAGATTGCTAGCTGCTACGGTAAGACGGCCGCAGGTAAATTGAGCGAACAAATTTGCTGGAGGTAGTAAAATGTATCTATTTATtacattatttataatttccTCTCACAAGTTAAGTTGACATGATGTCCTAGAATTCCAACTCTAAAAGGCACACGACGAAGGCAACGAATCCCGAGTGTCACCGTCCATTCAGGTTGATGTAATAATAGAGGATTATGGATTATTGGGGAAAGAAGGGAGGAAAAAAGGTTTTCTGATTCCAAAGCAAAGCGTAGATTAACGGGTAGTTGAGATTACAAGTATCCGAGGAGAAACTGAAAAAAATGTTATCAGTTGTTTATCTAAGTTAGTGCCAGCTAATAACAATTGTTAATATAGGCGtacattaatttataatattttgaaattcaattgaatCGGCTCCTCGATATGAAAACTCAAagcataaataattaaatgataaaaaaacatGGAGAGGTATATGGTTCCTGTCAATGTGATTTTGCTTCGGGTATCAGAAAATATGGAAGGATCTCCTGCCTTGGTAGTCAATGTTTGATTAATAAACTCAACtgaatatatgaaaaaaatataatgggTCACAATCCAAAATACAAATAGAGTATAACTGGAGCAAAGCAAAATAACAAATATGAGTGCTATATAGAAATCACTGCACAGCAACTCAAGTTCCGACATGCCACGAGTTTCTTTCTCTATGAGCCTCAAAAAGGCTAAAAGAAATTCGATTCTCACAATTCCGTACAGAAATTTTGTAATAATGTACACAGATCACCTAAAGGGAAAAATTTTGTGAAAGGTGTTTTAAGACATTGGGCACAATTCCAAACTCGGGCAAAAATAATATCAACCATTACAATACTGCCCTCAAGTAGAAGAATTGAAGCAAGATATTTTACTACCACTACCATGAGTAATAAGTTGATTCTCAGATGACAAAAGAAAAAATGGAGCTCTTACACGGCTTCGTTAACACTATCTGGATCCATTAACTTACAAATCCTGAGGGAAATTGTTGATCTGTCCTACTTCCAACATATCTTTGTTGTTCAGCTTGTAAGCTATCCTTATGCGCATCACAAGTGCTTTCTGGACACAAACATGAACTATGTAACCATCCATAACCATAGAACCAGCAAAagcaataaataagaaaaatgatTTTGGGAAACAAAATGAACTGAACTGATGAAGCAGCAGTGTACCTAACCAAAGAaactttcaattattttattgttgccAGAACACACATAATATGGCACAGTATTTAAGCAGCACACCAAAGATTCTTACTGCagagaattttatatttatggCTCAATAtttcagaaaaaagaaaaagcaagataGAACAAGTCCCTGGCATCCATTTTCCTCTTTTGCTGACACTCAACCCTCACCGAGAATATTATATTCAAAGGAAGCTATTGGTTTTTCACAAATGGGATGCGCTCAAGTGAACTGAAaagaaatattttgattttaagaGAAGCATGACAGCAGAAGAGTCAACTCTAAATTTCAAATGATAAATAATTGGTAACCATGTCAATATGTTCATAATTTTCCCATACAGAGAAATAAGGTAATTAACAGTTAcaagaaaattatattatactcTATCACGGTATATGATAGACCTATGTTATGAAATTCTCAAAGAATCCAGAAATTCATGTTCAATCAATGTTGCAAGTGTTTAACATATACCTTGCCATGTTGGCTGTTAGTTACTCTCAAGCTTTGTGTGACCAACCCATTACCATTTGCAGGTAATGTATTGCTGCTAGCAGGATCTAAGTGCAGCTGAAGAAACTGTAAATTGATAACAGAGAAATATCAGAATGACATGTTGAAAGAAACACAATTTTTCTGCACAAAAACTGGAGCAAGACGACCATTATTATTAtcgttgttgttgttgttattgttattactattattattcttattattttggTTGTCTCAAAAAGGGTGTGATATGCATAATCAATGAAATGGACTGTCAAACCACCAGTTTAAAATCACAGAACTTTCATTCACACGACAAGGTTAGAAGGTACTGATGTCCCCAATCCCCAAATCACGTGGAAAAGAAGGGTACAGAATGTAAATTCCTGCTATGAAAGATGGGACGTTCATTCAGAAGTAGATAGAGACATTATGAGGAAGTAtgataaagaaaaaatgaaTATTTAGTGAACCACCATTTAGTCTCACCTTTGGAACTGCTGCCTGGAAAACAAAATCTGTAAATGCATTAGATGACAAGTTTTCGAAAGTGGCCTGTATTATTGTTGTTTCTGGGTTCCCAGGTGGTTTTGAGAAGTTAAATGTTATCCTCATGTTGCTGCTCTCAAATGCAACTATAGATGGATAAACTGAACCATTATCCTCTgttcaagaaaataattttgtcACGATTAGGATACTGAAAATGTAGCCAAACTGAATGCAAGAGAGACAGAACTTTACCAAGCTTTAAAGGGCTAAGAGCAAAGCCATCCAACAAATCCATCATTGGAGAAGCTCCAACAGAAGAATTTGCTTGCGCCGAAGGTAAAGATGAGAGTACATCTAATGTGGCAATTGGTTTTCGGTTATCTTGACTAGGTGATGACATGTCAGGTGTAGATGAATTGCTTTGTACAGGAGTAGATGTTCCAATGGACAAGAGATCCAATAGAACATCTGTGCCAGCTTTGGGAGCCTGGTTTATGCCTAAAAATGCAGAGAGAAATTACAATAAATACTTTTAGCATACTTATCAACAATGGAATATCAACATAAATTCTTAATAGAAAAACAGTACAAATTCTAAGCAAGCTCCTCATTCACCAAAAGAACATCTAAACCAATTAACATTTTCCCAAACTAAACAAGAAAATATATCTTCCTTCTTAAAAGGTTAATCAGGGGTAAGAGAATTAgtaagttaaaataataaataaaaataatagattgaGAGCAAACCAACAGAATTTAAGCCTGGAGAACCAATTTCTGAATGCTTTCACATCACAAAAAGCATCTGAAGTAATAACTTAGTTCTAAATTTAAACACCATTCAATACAAAAGAGTTGGAAAAATGTATCCCAAGCCCACAAAAAACAGTTTGAATCTGAATGGAAGTCAAGCTCTACACCGTTTTTAAGTTAAGGACTCTAAACTTGCCATTGACCCATACAATGGCggctaaaaatatcaaatttcatctttttatacaaatttatctctgaattattattaaaagatcAAATAAGTCAAAGTAAGGTTAAATAGAATGATAAGAGCTTAGCTTACACTTTTAAATCTTGACAAGTGATAATTTTATTTGGCATTTTAACTATAGTTTAAGGGTAAATTTAGACCAAAAGatgaaatttgatatttttgacCCCTGTTGTATAGTTTAGGAGCAAATTTAACCTTTTagacttttttaaatttaaataatctaagctaGTATTGAACTCATATTTTCtagatttaaatttgaataatcCATGAAACTCATTAAATAATCTAACATTActcataaaacattttttttttctaaaaatttaaaatttattttttctaaatttaaatagtctgATATATAATTccaattatataaatagattagcaactaagtgaaaaaggaaaagaattaTCACTTCTTAACAATAAAAAATGGTGTAtaacattaaattaaatgatgagtgaataacttaaaaaataatttaggtaGAGACTTTAGAGTTGAAATCTTAAAAACGAAAAGCAAATTTTTTAATCAGAGaggaactaaataatataatatgcaTAGCTAAAATCATATAagctaaataataaatattaaaaacagctaacaattttcttttaaaaaagaagaagattaaagagtttgattttataaaatatgggacattttaattgagtaattttgACATATGGATGAACTAGTGAATTTTTGAATATTACAGGGACCTAGTGGTAATTTTTCCTcatttatctatattttaacGAGAATTACCTAAATAACCCTAgatcatttgaaaattttccTCTATCCACATTCAACCAAAATTATAACCTCCAAACCTGCATGTAAGTTATGTTTAAGAATCTAAAATTACCTCTTaagttttattataataagGTACAGTTTAAGTTTATAGATTTCCATAAATATCCATTATACTATAAAGTCAAGGAAAAGCTCAGTCAATTAGCATATGATCTTGGAAAATTTGATATTCAACCAAATAGGTATTCAACTGAATGTCATCTAGTATGTCTATAATGGCTACTGTGACAACAGAAACAGTgaccaaacaaacaaataacatTCATTTCATACTCATCTGACCTGCGTTGGGCTTGTGAGCAGGGATAGACCGTTGAT
The Manihot esculenta cultivar AM560-2 chromosome 1, M.esculenta_v8, whole genome shotgun sequence genome window above contains:
- the LOC110620261 gene encoding RING-H2 finger protein ATL47, with product MSWIQSQIFPKGGHLFHPSRSLLSPSSLSPSSSYSPSLPYNSDHQKQSSSGNKISPAIIFIIVIIAVIFFISGLLHLLVRFLIKHRSSSSVSESNRYPEMSESDAFRRQLHQLFHLHDSGLDQAFIDALPVFLYKDIMGLKEPFDCAVCLCEFSGKDQLRLLPVCSHAFHIDCIDTWLLSNSTCPLCRGTLYATGLPFENPVFDFEEPTEYEFTSTAGSGTSIGQKPAENERSNSKRVFSVRLGKLKCSSSETAEKGEGETSSSNLDARRCYSMGSYQYVVADLDLQVSLCPGRGADPGSVQIVKGRNGQNENSSIDGDVEGKKINIISKGESFSVSKIWQWSRKEKFLSN